One segment of Panicum virgatum strain AP13 chromosome 3K, P.virgatum_v5, whole genome shotgun sequence DNA contains the following:
- the LOC120696887 gene encoding 3'(2'),5'-bisphosphate nucleotidase-like translates to MSQLSEVAANPYAAELAAAKKAVVLAARLCQIVQQGILQSDVQSKADRTPVTVADYGSQVLVSLVLKKELPSHSFSMVAEEDSKDLRKDGAQEVLEHITSLVNETIANDGSYNMSLSKEDVLAAIDGGKSEGGPSGRHWILDPIDGTKGFIRGDQYAVALGLLDEGKVVLGVLGCPNLPLKSTNKHNGGYGSSRDQVGSLFFATIGCGTEVEALEGSDPQKISVCSINNPVDASFFESFEASHSKRDLTSSIAEKLGVQAPPVRMDSQAKYGALARGDGAIFLRIPHKGYIETVWDHVAGSIVVTEAGGMVKDASGNDLDFSKGRYLDRDRGIIATNKYLMPVVLKALQEAMKEEQ, encoded by the exons ATGTCGCAGCTTTCGGAGGTCGCCGCCAACCCGtacgccgccgagctcgccgccgccaagaaGGCCGTCGTCCTCGCTGCCCGACTCTGCCAG ATAGTACAGCAGGGCATCTTGCAGTCTGATGTTCAATCGAAGGCAGACAGGACTCCAGTGACTGTTGCAGATTATG GATCACAAGTATTAGTAAGTCTGGTCCTGAAGAAGGAATTACCTTCTCACTCCTTTTCAATGGTAGCTGAAGAG GATTCAAAAGACTTGAGAAAAGATGGTGCCCAAGAAGTTCTAGAACACATTACCAGCCTGGTAAACGAAACCATTGCAAATGATGGTTCATACAACATGTCGTTATCTAAGGAAGATGTGCTCGCTGCAATTGATGGCGGAAAATCTGAGGGAGGTCCATCTGGGCGACATTGGATACTGGACCCGATAGATGGCACCAAAGG TTTCATAAGGGGGGATCAGTATGCAGTTGCACTTGGATTACTTGATGAGGGCAAAGTTGTTTTGGGTGTGTTGGGATGTCCAAATCTTCCACTGAAGTCAACAAACAAACACAATGGTGGCTATGGCTCTTCTAGGGATCAAGTAGGTTCTCTCTTTTTTGCTACCATTGGTTGTGGAACCGAAGTCGAGGCCTTAGAGGGATCTGATCCGCAAAAG ATTAGTGTCTGCTCTATCAACAATCCAGTCGATGCCTCATTCTTTGAATCCTTTGAAGCATCCCACTCCAAGCGTGATTTAACTAGCTCCATTGCGGAG AAACTTGGTGTCCAAGCTCCTCCTGTTAGAATGGATAGCCAAGCAAAATATGGTGCTCTTGCCCGTGGTGATGGTGCCATTTTTCTGCGCATTCCTCATAAAGGTTACATAGAAACAGTTTGGGATCATGTGGCTGGATCAATTGTTGTCACAG AAGCTGGTGGCATGGTCAAAGATGCCTCAGGAAATGATCTTGATTTTTCCAAAGGTAGATATCTTGATCGTGACAGAGGCATTATTGCAACAAATAAATATTTAATGCCAGTAGTTCTAAAGGCGCTTCAAGAGGCTATGAAGGAGGAACAATAG
- the LOC120696890 gene encoding 3'(2'),5'-bisphosphate nucleotidase-like, protein MDMAMAARLGPLGLPHAALLGSSAAASTRALPLAPSRAPRLPYPLPHFPTCRRPSSSSSAAAYAARPRPRRGSPRLLAVRAMASGNPYAAELAAAKKAVTLAARLCQAVQQDIVHSGIQSKADKSPVTVADYGSQILVSLVLKMEVSSGPFSLVAEEDSEELRKDGAEEILEEITDLVNETISDSGSYNISFMKEGILSAIDDGKSKGGPTGRHWVLDPIDGTKGFVRGDQYAIALALLDEGKVVLGVLACPNLPLSSISNPNGSSSGGQVGALFSATIGCGAEVESLDGSPPQKISVCSIDNPVNASFFESYESAHSMHDLTGSIAEKLGVLAPPVRIDSQAKYGALARGDGAIYLRFPHKGYKEKIWDHAAGSIVVTEAGGIVTDAAGNDLDFSKGRFLDLDTGIIATNKQLMPSLLKAVQDAIKEKNQAASLL, encoded by the exons ATGGACATGGCTATGGCTGCGCGCTTGGGCCCCCTCGGCCTCCCGCACGCGGcgctcctcggctcctccgccgctgcctccaCCCGAGCTCTGCCTCTCGCCCCGTCCCGTGCTCCTCGCCTCCCTTATCCTCTTCCTCATTTCCCCacctgccgccgcccctcctcctcctcctccgccgccgcctacgcggcgcgcccccgcccccgccgcgggtCGCCGCGTCTTCTGGCTGTCCGCGCCATGGCGTCCGGGAACCCCtacgccgccgagctcgccgcggccaaGAAGGCCGTCACCCTCGCCGCCCGCCTCTGCCAG GCAGTGCAACAGGACATTGTGCATTCAGGCATTCAGTCTAAGGCGGACAAAAGCCCTGTCACAGTGGCCGATTATG GATCTCAAATATTGGTCAGCCTTGTCTTGAAGATGGAAGTATCATCTGGCCCGTTTTCATTGGTGGCTGAGGAG GACTCggaagaattgagaaaagatgGCGCTGAAGAAATTTTGGAAGAAATTACTGATCTTGTCAATGAAACCATCTCTGATTCTGGTTCATATAACATTTCATTTATGAAGGAAGGTATCCTCTCAGCGATTGATGATGGAAAGTCCAAGGGAGGCCCAACTGGGAGACATTGGGTCCTAGATCCAATCGATGGTACTAAAGG TTTCGTAAGGGGTGACCAATATGCAATCGCACTGGCCCTGCTTGATGAAGGTAAAGTTGTTCTGGGTGTATTGGCTTGTCCAAATCTTCCTTTGTCATCAATAAGCAATCCGAATGGTAGCTCTTCGGGCGGTCAAGTTGGTGCCCTTTTTTCTGCTACAATTGGTTGTGGGGCTGAAGTAGAGTCTCTAGATGGTTCTCCGCCACAGAAG ATTAGTGTTTGCTCCATTGACAATCCAGTCAACGCCTCATTCTTTGAATCCTATGAAAGTGCACACTCCATGCATGATCTGACTGGCTCTATTGCAGAG AAACTTGGTGTCCTAGCTCCTCCAGTTAGAATTGACAGCCAAGCAAAATATGGTGCTCTGGCCCGAGGCGATGGTGCCATTTACTTGCGTTTTCCACACAAAGGTTACAAAGAGAAGATATGGGACCATGCGGCTGGCTCAATTGTCGTGACTG AAGCTGGAGGTATAGTAACAGATGCCGCTGGGAATGACTTGGATTTCTCCAAAGGGAGATTTCTTGATCTCGACACAGGCATCATCGCAACGAACAAGCAGTTGATGCCGTCACTCCTGAAGGCCGTCCAAGatgctattaaggagaagaaccAGGCCGCCTCCCTCTTGTAG
- the LOC120696891 gene encoding FT-interacting protein 7-like, whose product MARLKLVVEVVSANGLSDRQELLNPCVQLRFAGQSFTTSIKRMVRCPVWSEMATFDVLDKQRLPSLTLEASVYNAIDDCQVLLGKVRLSGASFSESTGAVIKDYQLKGGIFKRSKGVLLLRVFLKNEAPVSQVIPPPVLQQPLQVPVDAVPKEIQPKFEDGMIVWRIPYLFVLVVKARCLPDVDADEKPDPYVEVNAGNLRGVTMFAHEEQNPVWNSTFAFSKRQLDSSQVTRIYAVIYDGVTYNFIGLVSLDLNDVPLHSRNDIPVVPQWHCLVDKSGRTTQGELMLSVWWGSQADEAFSESWKSDWLEASVTARPHIVPKVYNLPRLWCLRVHINEFKCIALASGNKFVEAWVQVVVGCQHKRTKIVKKPLAHYVWDEELTFVAAEPFEDGLQISVKAHLVPGLGEVIGRIVIPLETIQRRVGGLSTELERQWLDLQIPPNASASNGGGDELTVSSCRINITTCLDGGYDVQYGFGEYRNDLRLAAEETSNPPLVGLFEVGILGAKGLPPIRRGNGRLSLHPYCVAKYGQKWVRSRTIINNCHPSFNEQYSWDVYDTATILTIGLFDNGQVEESSSGKYKDANIGKVRIRLSNLQPGRIYSHGYPLLILHPSGVRKMGELYLSLRFTARSLVNTVRMYASLNLPTMHNEDPLSLILKDNLRLSAIQIVASRLSQMDPPLCKEAVEYMFDAQSNFWSMRKSKVNLNRIMSVLSIFITFWSWFSYVRSWQNPAITLLAHAVFLLALVFHQLILPSMLLYIFFITIWNYRHRPSYPSHADIKVSLADTVHPDELDEEFDTFPTSRSIDFVRMRYDRLRSVASRIQSVMGDVASFGERITSLTTWRDPTATAMFGLFTLAAAIMLCFTPWKVLVAIAGIYTMRHPKLRQKTPSFVGNFYWRLPHKADNLL is encoded by the coding sequence ATGGCGAGGCTTAAACTGGTTGTGGAGGTTGTAAGCGCCAATGGCCTTTCGGACCGCCAAGAGCTACTTAATCCATGTGTTCAGCTTCGCTTTGCTGGGCAAAGTTTCACTACATCTATCAAAAGGATGGTTCGCTGCCCTGTATGGTCAGAGATGGCCACTTTTGATGTGCTGGACAAACAAAGGCTTCCTTCTCTTACTCTTGAAGCTTCTGTCTATAATGCCATTGATGACTGCCAGGTTTTACTCGGCAAAGTCAGGCTTTCTGGGGCTAGCTTTTCTGAATCAACTGGTGCAGTCATCAAAGACTATCAGCTGAAGGGTGGAATATTCAAGCGATCAAAGGGAGTGCTGCTTCTTAGAGTATTTCTGAAGAATGAAGCCCCTGTCTCACAAGTTATTCCCCCTCCAGTCCTGCAACAACCCCTGCAGGTTCCTGTGGATGCTGTACCAAAGGAAATTCAACCTAAGTTTGAAGATGGGATGATTGTTTGGCGCATACCATATTTGTTTGTACTTGTGGTAAAGGCTCGTTGCTTGCCTGATGTGGACGCCGACGAAAAACCCGATCCCTATGTAGAGGTAAATGCTGGTAACCTTAGAGGCGTCACCATGTTTGCCCATGAGGAACAGAATCCAGTGTGGAACTCAACTTTTGCCTTCTCCAAACGCCAGTTGGACAGCTCCCAAGTAACTAGAATCTATGCTGTTATCTATGATGGGGTAACGTATAATTTTATTGGTCTGGTGTCACTTGACTTAAATGACGTCCCTTTGCATTCCCGAAATGACATACCGGTAGTGCCACAGTGGCACTGTCTTGTTGACAAAAGTGGACGGACAACTCAAGGTGAGTTGATGCTTTCAGTTTGGTGGGGCTCGCAGGCTGATGAGGCATTCTCTGAGTCATGGAAGTCAGACTGGTTGGAAGCAAGTGTGACTGCAAGACCACATATCGTGCCCAAAGTGTATAATTTGCCAAGGCTGTGGTGTCTGCGCGTCCATATAAATGAGTTTAAATGTATTGCACTCGCTTCTGGAAACAAATTTGTAGAAGCATGGGTCCAAGTGGTGGTAGGTTGTCAGCATAAGAGGACGAAGATAGTGAAGAAGCCACTAGCCCATTATGTCTGGGATGAAGAACTGACATTTGTTGCTGCAGAACCATTTGAGGATGGCCTTCAAATTTCTGTCAAAGCACATCTAGTGCCTGGCCTAGGTGAGGTTATTGGTCGAATTGTTATACCCTTGGAAACAATTCAGCGTCGAGTTGGAGGTCTCTCCACTGAACTTGAGAGGCAATGGCTTGATCTTCAAATTCCACCCAATGCATCAGCTTCCAATGGTGGCGGGGATGAGTTGACTGTGTCATCCTGCCGGATTAATATCACTACCTGTCTCGATGGTGGATATGACGTTCAGTATGGCTTTGGAGAGTACAGAAACGACTTGAGACTAGCAGCTGAGGAAACCTCAAATCCTCCACTTGTTGGCTTGTTTGAGGTTGGCATTCTTGGAGCTAAGGGCCTCCCTCCTATAAGAAGAGGAAATGGGAGATTATCGCTGCACCCATATTGTGTGGCAAAATATGGTCAGAAGTGGGTACGAAGTCGTACCATCATCAACAACTGCCATCCTTCATTCAATGAGCAGTACTCATGGGATGTCTACGATACAGCAACTATCCTGACCATTGGACTGTTTGATAATGGCCAGGTGGAAGAGTCTAGTTCAGGCAAGTACAAGGATGCCAACATTGGGAAAGTAAGGATACGCCTTTCCAATCTTCAACCTGGCCGGATCTATTCTCATGGGTACCCTCTTCTCATCCTACATCCTTCAGGGGTCAGGAAAATGGGTGAACTGTACCTATCATTAAGATTTACCGCAAGATCATTAGTGAACACAGTGCGTATGTATGCATCCTTGAATTTACCAACAATGCACAATGAGGACCCTCTTTCATTGATCCTGAAAGACAATTTGAGGCTCTCTGCTATCCAGATTGTCGCATCCCGACTGAGCCAGATGGATCCACCCCTATGCAAGGAAGCCGTGGAATACATGTTTGATGCACAAAGCAACTTTTGGAGCATGAGGAAAAGTAAGGTCAATTTGAACAGAATCATGTCGGTCCTCTCAATCTTCATAACATTTTGGAGCTGGTTCTCCTATGTTCGTTCATGGCAGAATCCTGCAATCACTTTGCTGGCACATGCTGTTTTCCTCCTAGCTCTTGTGTTTCACCAACTCATACTCCCATCAATGCTCTTATATATTTTCTTCATTACAATATGGAACTACCGGCATCGGCCTAGTTATCCTTCGCACGCTGATATCAAGGTATCTTTAGCAGACACAGTACATCCAGATGAGCTCGATGAGGAATTTGATACCTTCCCTACTTCTCGGAGCATTGATTTTGTAAGGATGAGGTATGATAGGCTAAGGAGTGTTGCCAGCAGGATACAGTCGGTCATGGGAGACGTAGCATCCTTTGGGGAGAGGATTACTTCATTGACAACATGGAGGGatccaacagcaacagcaatgtTTGGGCTCTTTACTCTGGCAGCAGCTATTATGCTCTGTTTTACACCATGGAAAGTTCTTGTCGCAATAGCTGGAATCTACACCATGAGGCATCCCAAGCTTCGACAGAAGACACCGTCATTTGTTGGGAACTTCTACTGGCGATTGCCTCACAAGGCAGACAATTTGCTCTGA
- the LOC120696886 gene encoding 2-oxoisovalerate dehydrogenase subunit alpha 2, mitochondrial-like, protein MAALWLARASSQLARRAARRLPPLPSRHGGETSPWLLGSSAAAPPPVLGSPPLPPLERIVRRGFCSIRRFAGESSAAAAAADEEEPENGFAGGDQAIDFPGGKVSFVAEMNFLPESHGERISCYRVLDDDGRTISGSRFREVNKEVALKMYREMVTLHIMDNIFYEAQRQGRISFYLTSNGEEAINIASAAALSIDDIVLPQYREPGVLLWRGFTLQEFANQCFGNSMDYGKGRQMPIHYGSNRLNYFTVSSPISTQLPHAVGAAYSLKMDKKDACAITYFGDGGTSEGDFHAALNFAAVMEAPVVFFCRNNGWAISTPTTEQFRSDGVVIRGQAYGIRGIRVDGNDALAVYSAVHAAREIAIAEGRPILIEALTYRVGHHSTSDDSTKYRPVDEIEHWRTARDPISRYRKWVQGNDWWSDAEESELRSRVRKELLQAIQVAERMPKPPIAELFTDVYDQIPSNLREQERLLRETIMKHPADYPTDVPV, encoded by the exons ATGGCGGCGCTGTGGCTGGCGAGAGCGTCGTCCCAGctggcgcgccgcgccgccaggaGGCTCCCGCCGCTTCCTtcgcgccacggcggcgagacCAGCCCGTGGCTCTTGGGCTCAtcggccgcagcgccgccgccggttctgGGATCACCACCACTGCCACCGCTGGAGAGAATCGTCCGCCGGGGCTTCTGCTCCATCCGGCGCTTCGCCGGggagagcagcgccgccgccgccgccgctgacgaggaggagccggagaacgggttcgccggcggcgatcaG GCCATTGACTTCCCTGGAGGGAAGGTTTCATTTGTAGCTGAAATGAACTTCCTTCCGGAGTCACATGGGGAAAGGATCAGCTGTTATCGTGTTCTTGACGATGATGGCAGAACAATATCTGGTAGTAGATTCCGAGAG GTCAATAAGGAGGTGGCTCTGAAAATGTACAGGGAGATGGTCACCCTCCATATCATGGATAACATCTTCTATGAAGCGCAGAGGCAGGGTAGAATCTCATTTTATCTCACTTCCAATGGCGAGGAAGCGATCAACATAGCATCTGCTGCTGCACTTAGTATTGACGACATTGTGCTGCCTCAG TACAGGGAACCAGGTGTTCTTCTGTGGCGCGGTTTCACACTGCAAGAGTTTGCAAACCAATGCTTTGGGAACAGTATGGATTATGGTAAAGGAAGGCAAATGCCAATTCACTATGGATCAAACCGTCTTAACTATTTCACAGTCTCATCGCCTATTTC AACACAGCTCCCACATGCTGTTGGAGCTGCCTACTCTCTGAAGATGGATAAAAAGGATGCATGTGCCATCACATACTTCGGCGATGGAGGCACAAGTGAG GGAGACTTCCATGCCGCGCTCAACTTTGCAGCTGTTATGGAGGCACCAGTGGTCTTCTTCTGCCGCAACAATGGCTGGGCAATCAGCACCCCAACCACTGAACAGTTCAGAA GTGATGGAGTGGTTATCCGTGGCCAGGCTTATGGGATCCGTGGTATCAGAGTAGATGGAAATGATGCTCTTGCTGTTTACAGTGCAGTCCATGCTGCCCGAGAAATTGCTATAGCTGAAGGGAGACCAATTTTAATTGAG GCCCTGACTTACAGAGTCGGCCATCACTCAACATCTGATGATTCAACCAAGTACAGGCCAGTTGATGAGATTGAGCATTGGCGAACAGCAAGGGATCCAATTTCCAGATACAGAAAATGGGTTCAGGGGAACGACTGGTGGTCTGATGCTGAAGAATCTGAACTAAGGAGCAGAGTGAGAAAAGAG CTTCTTCAAGCCATTCAGGTTGCAGAAAGAATGCCAAAACCACCAATTGCTGAGCTTTTCACTGATGTTTATGATCAGATCCCTTCCAACCTGCGAGAACAAGAGCGATTGCTGCGGGAGACAATCATGAAGCACCCTGCAGACTACCCAACTGATGTACCTGTTTAG
- the LOC120696892 gene encoding glycine cleavage system H protein, mitochondrial-like isoform X2, whose translation MHTPFFFLSQTIKTPLSDPLTACPWFVLYHHYCWLAILDTKREGKEEVDPTSTHIRTAGQCNTMALRLWASSAANALKLSGARTAGPSYSISRFFSTVHDGLLYTTSHEWLKDHGDGVVSVGITDHAQSHLGEVVFVELPEPGATVAAGGSFGNVESVKATSDVNSPISGEVVEVNSKLSETPGLLQCHHHV comes from the exons ATGCAcacccctttcttcttcctgagCCAAACAATCAAAACCCCCCTATCCGATCCTCTCACTGCATGCCCTTGGTTCGTCCTCTACCATCACTACTGCTGGCTGGCCATCCTAGACActaagagagaagggaaagaagAAGTTGATCCAACTAGCACTCACATTCGCACTGCCGGCCAGTGCAACACGATGGCTCTCAGGCTGTGGGCTAGCTCAGCAGCCAATGCGCTCAAGCTCTCCGGAGCCAGGACTGCCGGCCCGTCCTACTCCATCTCCAGATTCTTCTCCACAG TTCATGACGGGTTGCTGTACACCACGTCTCATGAGTGGCTCAAGGACCATGGGGACGGCGTCGTCTCGGTTGGCATCACGGACCATGCTCAG AGTCACCTTGGAGAGGTGGTCTTCGTGGAGCTGCCGGAACCCGGCGCGACGGTCGCTGCAGGAGGATCCTTCGGCAACGTGGAGAGTGTGAAGGCCACCAGCGACGTCAACTCCCCCATCTCCGGCGAGGTCGTCGAGGTCAACTCCAAGCTGTCCGAGACGCCCGGCCTG TTGCAATGCCACCATCATGTATAA
- the LOC120696893 gene encoding uncharacterized protein LOC120696893, whose protein sequence is MAPLEVAATTSNRVQAAGRMPSMEWEPKTLTPDQIKFAREAALYVVRTKTEEEAIRIFTEGLKPVEVTVRNSNSFDSSSDDDVDLGCYGSDSTKQQARAAGGRKGGAARGGHRGCRRRSIDVERDVATAPF, encoded by the exons ATGGCGCCGTtggaggtggcggcgacgacgagcaaCCGGGTGCAGGCGGCGGGGCGGATGCCGTCCATGGAGTGGGAGCCCAAGACGCTGACGCCCGACCAGATCAAGTTCGCAAGG GAGGCGGCGCTGTACGTGGTGCGCACCaagacggaggaggaggcgatccGGATCTTCACCGAGGGGCTCAAGCCCGTGGAGGTGACCGTCAGGAactccaactccttcgactcctcgtccgacgacgacgtcgacctCGGCTGCTACGGATCCGACTCCACCAAGCAgcaggcccgcgccgccggcggcagaaagggcggcgccgcccgcggcggccaCCGCGGTTGCCGACGGCGTTCCATCGACGTCGAGAGGGACGTCGCCACGGCGCCCTTCTAG
- the LOC120696892 gene encoding glycine cleavage system H protein, mitochondrial-like isoform X1, with translation MHTPFFFLSQTIKTPLSDPLTACPWFVLYHHYCWLAILDTKREGKEEVDPTSTHIRTAGQCNTMALRLWASSAANALKLSGARTAGPSYSISRFFSTVHDGLLYTTSHEWLKDHGDGVVSVGITDHAQSHLGEVVFVELPEPGATVAAGGSFGNVESVKATSDVNSPISGEVVEVNSKLSETPGLINSSPYEEGWMIKVKPSSPAEGLLDAANYTKHCEEEDAH, from the exons ATGCAcacccctttcttcttcctgagCCAAACAATCAAAACCCCCCTATCCGATCCTCTCACTGCATGCCCTTGGTTCGTCCTCTACCATCACTACTGCTGGCTGGCCATCCTAGACActaagagagaagggaaagaagAAGTTGATCCAACTAGCACTCACATTCGCACTGCCGGCCAGTGCAACACGATGGCTCTCAGGCTGTGGGCTAGCTCAGCAGCCAATGCGCTCAAGCTCTCCGGAGCCAGGACTGCCGGCCCGTCCTACTCCATCTCCAGATTCTTCTCCACAG TTCATGACGGGTTGCTGTACACCACGTCTCATGAGTGGCTCAAGGACCATGGGGACGGCGTCGTCTCGGTTGGCATCACGGACCATGCTCAG AGTCACCTTGGAGAGGTGGTCTTCGTGGAGCTGCCGGAACCCGGCGCGACGGTCGCTGCAGGAGGATCCTTCGGCAACGTGGAGAGTGTGAAGGCCACCAGCGACGTCAACTCCCCCATCTCCGGCGAGGTCGTCGAGGTCAACTCCAAGCTGTCCGAGACGCCCGGCCTG ATCAACTCGAGCCCGTACGAGGAGGGGTGGATGATCAAGGTGAAGCCGAGCAGCCCGGCGGAGGGCCTGCTGGACGCCGCCAATTACACCAAGCACTGCGAGGAGGAAGACGCTCACTAG
- the LOC120696888 gene encoding proteasome assembly chaperone 4-like — protein sequence MSSEELMTSFSDFVVSSSTRKEGQTNSSGDSSSEGGLQVTCFTEDLHDVTLHFQIVRFSKQIYVWVGCNTAKFGHLYAAATTRPDNGVSVTSVLGGTSDNTGSGIARHLVLKTGMNIVLACNIPKDSPMLEAAAERKLVEKLKGLGYMRPRAGEANTSTAQC from the exons ATGTCTTCAGAGGAGCTGATGACAAGCTTTTCAGATTTTGTGGTGAGCTCGTCAACCCGGAAAGAGGGCCAAACTAATTCTTCAGGTGATTCGTCGTCCGAGGGGGGCCTTCAAGTCACTTGTTTCACAGAGGACCTTCATGACGTCACACTTCATTTTCAGATCGTGAGGTTCTCTAAACAG ATCTATGTGTGGGTTGGATGCAACACAGCAAAATTTGGCCATCTGTACGCTGCTGCAACCACTAGGCCA GATAATGGAGTCAGTGTCACCTCTGTACTAGGAGGAACATCTGACAACACCGGATCAGGGATTGCCCGCCATCTAG TGCTGAAGACTGGTATGAACATAGTCCTGGCATGCAACATCCCAAAAGACAGCCCCATGCTCGAG GCTGCTGCGGAGAGGAAGCTGGTGGAGAAGCTAAAAGGTTTGGGCTACATGAGACCCAGAGCTGGGGAAGCTAATACTTCCACTGCACAGTGCTAG